A DNA window from Fragaria vesca subsp. vesca linkage group LG3, FraVesHawaii_1.0, whole genome shotgun sequence contains the following coding sequences:
- the LOC101293175 gene encoding probable protein phosphatase 2C 4-like isoform 2: MGNSFGKVSVCFTGAKGVHRRTQDEPVLLSEPYDEGLGHSFCYVRPDPAWLASSKVHSEEATTFKTISGASVSANTSTPLSTALVDLYSYNSIDRAAAFESSTSFASIPLQPIPRNLINSGPINFGSGVPGSGPLERGFLSGPIERAFMSGPLDRGMFSGPMEKGYSEQFQRSFSHGGGFAFKPRSGKRRLIRVLQRAISKTIYRGQNSILAPIKNRVVSVKDQDWIVGGGVHDHKLQNHNENLTVSSVNFSSEGSLEDDESLSSQNLQWAQGKAGEDRVHVVVSEEDGWVFVGIYDGFNGPDAPDYLLSNLYTAVHKELKGVIWDEKVEAAAPATSPSVEEENYPCASGDVSFDTNTKKKEFRNTKTKYRGSGRKWEDNQRRWRCEWDRERVELDRRLKEQLNRSSSDGSSANNHSDVLKALSQALRKTEEAYLEVADKMLLENPELALMGSCVLVMLMKGEDVYVMNVGDSRVVLAQKAEPDYWLGKIRQDLERINEETLHDLEDGERLNAIPNLSAVQLTMDHSTSEQEEVHRIRNEHPEDACAVMNDRVKGSLKVTRAFGAGFLKQPKWNNALLEAFQIDYIGTSPYITCFPYLHHHRLGPKDRFLILSSDGLYQYFTNEEAVSEVELFITLQPEGDPAQHLVEEVLFRAAKKAGMDFHELLQIPQGDRRRYHDDVSIIVISLEGRIWRSCV; the protein is encoded by the exons ATGGGCAACAGCTTCGGAAAAGTAAGCGTCTGCTTCACCGGCGCTAAAGGAGTCCATCGCCGGACCCAAGACGAACCTGTTCTATTATCCGAACCTTACGACGAGGGCCTCGGCCACTCCTTCTGCTACGTCCGACCCGACCCGGCCTGGCTCGCCTCCTCTAAAGTCCACTCGGAAGAAGCCACCACTTTCAAAACCATCTCCGGCGCTTCCGTCAGCGCCAACACCTCCACGCCTCTCTCCACCGCCCTCGTCGATCTCTACTCTTACAACAGCATCGATCGCGCCGCCGCCTTTGAGTCCTCCACCTCCTTCGCCTCGATTCCGCTGCAGCCAATCCCGCGGAATCTGATCAATTCGGGTCCGATTAACTTCGGGTCGGGGGTTCCCGGGTCGGGTCCATTAGAGCGAGGATTCTTGTCCGGCCCAATCGAGCGGGCGTTCATGTCCGGCCCGCTCGACCGCGGGATGTTCTCGGGTCCGATGGAGAAAGGCTACTCGGAGCAGTTTCAGAGGAGCTTCTCCCACGGCGGCGGGTTCGCTTTTAAGCCGAGATCGGGCAAGCGGAGACTGATTCGGGTTCTTCAGAGAGCCATATCCAAGACTATATATCGCGGCCAGAACTCGATTCTCGCGCCGATCAAGAACCGCGTCGTATCGGTGAAAGATCAGGACTGGATCGTCGGCGGTGGAGTGCACGATCATAAACTCCAAAACCACAACGAGAATTTGACTGTGAGCTCTGTGAATTTCAGCAGCGAGGGGAGCTTGGAAGACGACGAGTCGTTGTCGAGTCAGAATCTGCAGTGGGCGCAAGGGAAAGCCGGAGAGGATCGTGTTCACGTTGTTGTTTCAGAGGAGGACGGATGGGTTTTCGTCGGAATCTACGATGGATTCAACGGCCCAGATGCGCCAGATTATCTTCTGTCGAATTTGTACACTGCTGTCCACAAGGAGCTGAAAGGTGTGATTTGGGATGAGAAGGTTGAAGCAGCTGCGCCTGCGACTTCGCCT TCTGTTGAGGAAGAGAATTATCCTTGTGCAAGTGGGGATGTGAGTTTTGATACTAATACGAAGAAAAAGGAGTTCAGGAACACGAAAACCAAGTACCGGGGCTCCGGCAGGAAATGGGAGGATAATCAGAGGAGGTGGAGGTGTGAATGGGATAGGGAGAGAGTTGAGCTTGATCGGAGATTGAAGGAACAGTTGAATAGGTCTAGCTCAGATGGGTCATCGGCTAATAATCACTCTGATGTTTTGAAGGCTTTGTCTCAAGCTTTGAGGAAAACAGAGGAGGCCTATTTGGAAGTTGCTGATAAAATGCTCTTGGAAAATCCTGAGTTGGCCTTGATGGGATCTTGTGTTCTTGTCATGTTGATGAAGGGGGAAGATGTTTATGTTATGAATGTGGGTGATAGTCGGGTTGTGTTGGCGCAGAAGGCAGAGCCGGATTATTGGCTTGGGAAGATTAGGCAGGATTTGGAGAGGATCAATGAGGAAACATTGCATGATCTTGAGGATGGGGAAAGACTGAATGCAATTCCCAATTTGAGTGCTGTTCAGCTGACAATGGATCACAGTACTAGTGAGCAAGAG GAAGTTCATAGAATCCGAAATGAACACCCAGAGGATGCTTGTGCTGTCATGAATGATCGCGTTAAAGGTTCATTGAAGGTCACCAGAGCTTTTGGTGCCGGTTTCCTCAAACAG CCTAAATGGAACAATGCACTTCTAGAGGCATTCCAAATTGACTATATAGGGACTTCCCCGTACATCACTTGCTTCCCATATCTCCACCATCACAGATTAGGCCCTAAAGACAGGTTCTTGATATTATCCTCTGATGGGTTGTATCAATACTTCACAAATGAAGAAGCTGTTTCTGAAGTTGAACTTTTCATCACATTACAACCTGAAGGAGATCCCGCACAGCATCTTGTGGAGGAAGTATTGTTCCGTGCTGCCAAAAAAGCCG GTATGGACTTCCATGAATTGCTTCAAATACCACAAGGGGATCGGAGGCGTTACCACGATGATGTTTCCATAATTGTTATTTCTTTAGAGGGAAGAATATGGAGATCTTGTGTATAA
- the LOC101293175 gene encoding probable protein phosphatase 2C 4-like isoform 1 → MGNSFGKVSVCFTGAKGVHRRTQDEPVLLSEPYDEGLGHSFCYVRPDPAWLASSKVHSEEATTFKTISGASVSANTSTPLSTALVDLYSYNSIDRAAAFESSTSFASIPLQPIPRNLINSGPINFGSGVPGSGPLERGFLSGPIERAFMSGPLDRGMFSGPMEKGYSEQFQRSFSHGGGFAFKPRSGKRRLIRVLQRAISKTIYRGQNSILAPIKNRVVSVKDQDWIVGGGVHDHKLQNHNENLTVSSVNFSSEGSLEDDESLSSQNLQWAQGKAGEDRVHVVVSEEDGWVFVGIYDGFNGPDAPDYLLSNLYTAVHKELKGVIWDEKVEAAAPATSPVHPENSDTVSVSESELGRNQHCCQSVEEENYPCASGDVSFDTNTKKKEFRNTKTKYRGSGRKWEDNQRRWRCEWDRERVELDRRLKEQLNRSSSDGSSANNHSDVLKALSQALRKTEEAYLEVADKMLLENPELALMGSCVLVMLMKGEDVYVMNVGDSRVVLAQKAEPDYWLGKIRQDLERINEETLHDLEDGERLNAIPNLSAVQLTMDHSTSEQEEVHRIRNEHPEDACAVMNDRVKGSLKVTRAFGAGFLKQPKWNNALLEAFQIDYIGTSPYITCFPYLHHHRLGPKDRFLILSSDGLYQYFTNEEAVSEVELFITLQPEGDPAQHLVEEVLFRAAKKAGMDFHELLQIPQGDRRRYHDDVSIIVISLEGRIWRSCV, encoded by the exons ATGGGCAACAGCTTCGGAAAAGTAAGCGTCTGCTTCACCGGCGCTAAAGGAGTCCATCGCCGGACCCAAGACGAACCTGTTCTATTATCCGAACCTTACGACGAGGGCCTCGGCCACTCCTTCTGCTACGTCCGACCCGACCCGGCCTGGCTCGCCTCCTCTAAAGTCCACTCGGAAGAAGCCACCACTTTCAAAACCATCTCCGGCGCTTCCGTCAGCGCCAACACCTCCACGCCTCTCTCCACCGCCCTCGTCGATCTCTACTCTTACAACAGCATCGATCGCGCCGCCGCCTTTGAGTCCTCCACCTCCTTCGCCTCGATTCCGCTGCAGCCAATCCCGCGGAATCTGATCAATTCGGGTCCGATTAACTTCGGGTCGGGGGTTCCCGGGTCGGGTCCATTAGAGCGAGGATTCTTGTCCGGCCCAATCGAGCGGGCGTTCATGTCCGGCCCGCTCGACCGCGGGATGTTCTCGGGTCCGATGGAGAAAGGCTACTCGGAGCAGTTTCAGAGGAGCTTCTCCCACGGCGGCGGGTTCGCTTTTAAGCCGAGATCGGGCAAGCGGAGACTGATTCGGGTTCTTCAGAGAGCCATATCCAAGACTATATATCGCGGCCAGAACTCGATTCTCGCGCCGATCAAGAACCGCGTCGTATCGGTGAAAGATCAGGACTGGATCGTCGGCGGTGGAGTGCACGATCATAAACTCCAAAACCACAACGAGAATTTGACTGTGAGCTCTGTGAATTTCAGCAGCGAGGGGAGCTTGGAAGACGACGAGTCGTTGTCGAGTCAGAATCTGCAGTGGGCGCAAGGGAAAGCCGGAGAGGATCGTGTTCACGTTGTTGTTTCAGAGGAGGACGGATGGGTTTTCGTCGGAATCTACGATGGATTCAACGGCCCAGATGCGCCAGATTATCTTCTGTCGAATTTGTACACTGCTGTCCACAAGGAGCTGAAAGGTGTGATTTGGGATGAGAAGGTTGAAGCAGCTGCGCCTGCGACTTCGCCTGTTCACCCGGAAAATTCGGATACGGTTTCGGTTTCGGAGAGTGAGTTGGGAAGGAATCAACATTGTTGTCAGTCTGTTGAGGAAGAGAATTATCCTTGTGCAAGTGGGGATGTGAGTTTTGATACTAATACGAAGAAAAAGGAGTTCAGGAACACGAAAACCAAGTACCGGGGCTCCGGCAGGAAATGGGAGGATAATCAGAGGAGGTGGAGGTGTGAATGGGATAGGGAGAGAGTTGAGCTTGATCGGAGATTGAAGGAACAGTTGAATAGGTCTAGCTCAGATGGGTCATCGGCTAATAATCACTCTGATGTTTTGAAGGCTTTGTCTCAAGCTTTGAGGAAAACAGAGGAGGCCTATTTGGAAGTTGCTGATAAAATGCTCTTGGAAAATCCTGAGTTGGCCTTGATGGGATCTTGTGTTCTTGTCATGTTGATGAAGGGGGAAGATGTTTATGTTATGAATGTGGGTGATAGTCGGGTTGTGTTGGCGCAGAAGGCAGAGCCGGATTATTGGCTTGGGAAGATTAGGCAGGATTTGGAGAGGATCAATGAGGAAACATTGCATGATCTTGAGGATGGGGAAAGACTGAATGCAATTCCCAATTTGAGTGCTGTTCAGCTGACAATGGATCACAGTACTAGTGAGCAAGAG GAAGTTCATAGAATCCGAAATGAACACCCAGAGGATGCTTGTGCTGTCATGAATGATCGCGTTAAAGGTTCATTGAAGGTCACCAGAGCTTTTGGTGCCGGTTTCCTCAAACAG CCTAAATGGAACAATGCACTTCTAGAGGCATTCCAAATTGACTATATAGGGACTTCCCCGTACATCACTTGCTTCCCATATCTCCACCATCACAGATTAGGCCCTAAAGACAGGTTCTTGATATTATCCTCTGATGGGTTGTATCAATACTTCACAAATGAAGAAGCTGTTTCTGAAGTTGAACTTTTCATCACATTACAACCTGAAGGAGATCCCGCACAGCATCTTGTGGAGGAAGTATTGTTCCGTGCTGCCAAAAAAGCCG GTATGGACTTCCATGAATTGCTTCAAATACCACAAGGGGATCGGAGGCGTTACCACGATGATGTTTCCATAATTGTTATTTCTTTAGAGGGAAGAATATGGAGATCTTGTGTATAA